Proteins encoded in a region of the Vitis riparia cultivar Riparia Gloire de Montpellier isolate 1030 chromosome 7, EGFV_Vit.rip_1.0, whole genome shotgun sequence genome:
- the LOC117917374 gene encoding uncharacterized protein LOC117917374, translating into MGSESNSPSPSSSSSPSGKRSRDPEDEVYLDNLHSHKRYLSEIMASSLNGLTVGDPLHENLMESPARSETMFYLRDDMSLQYSPMSEDSDDNRYCEIPINISSSQTDSLPTSPVSPHRYQRPFSALSSSGTTACPSHGCTLATVACAQPRQRGSDSEGRFPSSPSDICHSADLRRAALLRSVQMRAQPPGPSVFELPFSAGQEAVRNMETEERPCLVDERDYHIEECSSMGISEHEFNREKSCRVLNMNLKGEEPGD; encoded by the exons ATGGGTTCGGAATCGAACTCGCCCTCGCCCTCGTCGTCGTCGTCGCCGAGTGGGAAGAGAAGCAGAGATCCAGAAGATGAGGTTTATCTTGATAATCTCCACTCTCACAAGCGTTATCTCAGCGAG ATAATGGCTTCTAGCTTGAATGGATTAACAGTAGGAGACCCACTCCATGAAAATCTCATGGAATCTCCAGCCAGGTCTGAAACCATGTTTTATCTCAG GGATGATATGTCCTTACAATATTCACCAATGTCTGAAGATTCAGATGACAACAGATACTGTGAAATTCCAATAAACATTTCCTCGTCACAAACAGACAGTCTGCCCACTAGTCCAGTTTCTCCTCACAGGTATCAAAGACCATTTAGTGCCCTATCTTCATCTGGAACCACAGCATGCCCTTCACATGGATGTACCCTTGCTACTGTAGCATGTGCACAGCCTCGGCAACGTGGGTCAGATTCTGAGGGCCGGTTCCCATCATCGCCTAGTGATATATGCCACTCAGCTGACTTGAGGAGGGCCGCATTGTTGAGGTCCGTGCAGATGAGGGCGCAGCCTCCGGGCCCTTCAGTCTTTGAATTGCCATTTAGTGCAGGGCAAGAGGCCGTGCGGAACATGGAAACCGAGGAGCGGCCTTGCTTAGTGGATGAGAGGGACTATCATATTGAAGAGTGTTCTTCAATGGGTATCTCAGAGCATGAATTTAACCGAGAAAAGTCATGCAGGGTCTTGAATATGAATTTGAAAGGTGAGGAGCCTGGGGATTGA
- the LOC117917312 gene encoding uncharacterized protein LOC117917312 yields MVLQNPNNGEPDLHDGEPVDTNETYRFSEDIDSTCSTPYVSAPSSPGRGPTGYFYSAPASPMHFVLSSKAVAACDSGFVVSSSESGSFEFEFSSRFSSDGKGPSGSMSSADELFLNGQIRPMKLSSHLQRPQILAPLMDLEGEEEDEESKDGEEFEKREKSVVRGRDLRLRNRSMHRKARSMSPLRNAAFEWHEEPVRGEQEEVNERALDSEELECEKTDTPSTETTPSGSASSSRSSSSGRNSKKWVFLKDLLYRSKSEGRGNSKEKFWSSISFSPSKEKKLSSTSLPFSSSTDEKPQTASSAAAEAQKEKEKGKQKQKGSKQASTKKSGSGKPTNGVAAKRRVPPSPHELHYTTNRAQAEEMKKRTFLPYRQGLLGCLGFSSKGYGALNGLTRTLNPVSSR; encoded by the coding sequence ATGGTGCTTCAAAACCCTAACAATGGTGAACCTGACCTCCATGATGGCGAACCAGTTGATACGAACGAAACGTATcgtttcagtgaagacatcgaCAGCACCTGCTCGACTCCGTATGTCAGTGCGCCGTCGAGCCCCGGGCGAGGGCCGACAGGCTACTTCTACAGTGCGCCGGCGAGTCCAATGCATTTCGTGCTGTCGTCGAAGGCGGTGGCGGCGTGCGACTCGGGGTTCGTGGTCAGTTCGTCTGAGTCCGGATCGTTCGAGTTCGAATTCTCTTCGAGGTTTTCGTCGGACGGGAAGGGGCCATCGGGATCGATGAGTTCGGCGGATGAGTTGTTCTTGAATGGCCAGATCAGGCCGATGAAGCTGTCGTCTCACTTACAGAGGCCGCAGATCTTGGCGCCGTTAATGGATCTTGAAGGTGAAGAGGAGGACGAGGAGAGCAAGGATGGTGAAGAGTTTGAGAAACGCGAGAAGTCGGTGGTGAGAGGGAGAGATCTGAGATTACGCAACAGATCTATGCACAGAAAAGCCAGATCTATGTCGCCTTTGAGAAACGCAGCGTTCGAGTGGCACGAAGAGCCTGTTCGCGGAGAGCAGGAGGAGGTTAACGAGCGCGCATTAGACTCCGAGGAGCTGGAGTGTGAAAAGACTGATACTCCGTCCACGGAAACGACACCGTCTGGCTCCGCTTCGTCCTCGAGATCATCATCGTCCGGTAGGAATTCGAAGAAATGGGTATTTCTGAAGGACCTTTTATACAGAAGCAAAAGCGAAGGGAGAGGGAATAGCAAAGAGAAGTTCTGGTCGTCGATCTCCTTCTCGccctcaaaagaaaaaaaactctcttCAACTTCTCTTCCATTCTCTTCTTCAACAGACGAGAAACCTCAAACGGCGTCGTCTGCAGCGGCGGAGGctcaaaaagagaaagagaaagggaagcagaagcaaaagggAAGCAAACAAGCTTCCACCAAAAAATCAGGTTCGGGAAAGCCAACCAACGGCGTTGCTGCAAAACGGCGTGTACCTCCGTCGCCTCACGAGCTGCATTACACTACTAATAGAGCTCAAGCGgaggaaatgaagaaaagaacGTTTTTGCCGTACAGGCAGGGACTACTGGGGTGCTTGGGGTTCAGTTCCAAAGGATACGGTGCACTCAACGGACTCACCAGAACATTGAACCCAGTGTCTTCCAGGTAG
- the LOC117918906 gene encoding phosphoribosylformylglycinamidine cyclo-ligase, chloroplastic-like encodes MTSSLRANTELSQCFASSVRPYDQKAYVTQQYPCKGTKNCFSKRFSLLRMAAGKVAAKRTRNTSLIFSMSKNNYGESADMADSLTYKDAGVDIDAGSELVKRIAKMAPGIGGFGGLFPLGDSYLVAGTDGVGTKLKLAFETGIHETIGIDLVAMSVNDIVTSGAKPLFFLDYFATSHLDVDLAEKVIKGIVVGCQQSDCVLLGGETAEMPDFYADGEYDLSGFAVGVVKKDSVIDGKNIVPGDVLIGLPSSGVHSNGFSLVRRVLSRSGLSLKDQLPGEAITLGEALMAPTVIYVKQVLDFISKGGVKGIAHITGGGFTDNIPRVFPKGLGAVIYKDSWEVPSVFKWIQEAGQIEDAEMRRTFNMGVGMVLVVSPEASLRILGDGNGAYTAYKIGEVAVGEGVRYG; translated from the exons ATGACCTCGAGCTTGAGAGCAAACACAGAGCTATCCCAATGTTTTGCATCTTCTGTTAGGCCCTATGACCAGAAGGCCTATGTCACCCAACAGTATCCATGCAAAGGCacaaaaaattgcttttcaaaGAGGTTTTCACTGCTAAGGATGGCTGCAGGAAAAGTGGCAGCAAAAAGAACAAGGAACACTAGCCTTATATTCTCGATGTCAAAGAATAATTATGGTGAAAGTGCTGACATGGCTGATAGTCTTACATATAAGGATGCTGGTGTTGACATAGATGCTGGCTCAGAACTAGTTAAAAGAATTGCAAAGATGGCTCCAGGGATTGGTGGCTTTGGAGGTCTTTTCCCTCTTG GTGACTCATACCTTGTTGCTGGTACTGATGGTGTGGGAACTAAACTCAAGCTTGCATTTGAAACTGGAATCCATGAAACTATTGGGATTGATCTG GTTGCGATGAGTGTGAATGACATAGTTACCTCTGGGGCTAAACCATTGTTTTTTCTTGATTACTTTGCCACAAGCCACCTTGATGTTGACCTTGCTGAGAAG GTTATAAAAGGAATTGTTGTTGGTTGCCAACAATCTGACTGCGTTCTTCTTGGGGGAGAG ACAGCAGAGATGCCAGATTTCTATGCAGACGGTGAATATGACCTCAGTGGTTTTGCGGTTGGTGTGGTAAAAAAGGATTCAGTTATTGATGGGAAAAATATTGTTCCTGGAGATGTCCTCATCGGTCTGCCATCTAGTGGAGTTCATTCCAATGGTTTTTCTCTTGTTAGAAG GGTTCTGTCCAGAAGTGGCCTTTCTCTGAAGGACCAACTTCCTGGTGAGGCTATTACATTAGGTGAAGCTTTGATGGCCCCAACTGTCATTTATGTTAAGCAG GTGCTTGATTTTATCAGCAAGGGAGGGGTGAAGGGGATAGCGCACATCACAGGTGGCGGTTTTACTGACAACATACCTCGAGTATTTCCCAAAGGCCTTGGAGCTGTGATCTATAAGGACTCCTGGGAAGTCCCATCTGTATTCAAATGGATCCAAGAG gcTGGCCAAATAGAGGATGCTGAGATGAGGCGGACATTCAATATGGGTGTCGGGATGGTTCTGGTTGTCAGTCCAGAGGCATCTCTCAGAATACTTGGAGATGGAAATGGAGCTTATACAGCATACAAAATCGGAGAGGTTGCAGTTGGTGAAGGAGTGAGATATGGCtga